From Deinococcus betulae, the proteins below share one genomic window:
- the nuoI gene encoding NADH-quinone oxidoreductase subunit NuoI encodes MGVLEIAKGMGITLGKLFQKPVTVSYPEQRATLQPRFRGRHILTRHPGTGLEKCIGCSLCAAACPAYAIYVEAAENDPAAPVSPGERYAKVYEINMLRCIFCGMCEEACPTGAVVMGNEFEMADYRYRDFVYGKEDMLVGVTGSLPQRREAERKGKPVRLGFQLEGAVREELEGVKYQ; translated from the coding sequence ATGGGCGTACTTGAAATTGCCAAAGGCATGGGCATCACGCTGGGCAAGTTGTTTCAGAAGCCCGTAACCGTCAGCTACCCCGAACAGCGCGCCACGCTGCAACCCCGCTTCCGGGGCCGGCACATCCTGACGCGGCACCCAGGAACAGGTTTAGAAAAATGCATCGGCTGCTCGCTGTGCGCCGCCGCCTGCCCGGCCTACGCCATTTACGTAGAAGCGGCTGAGAACGACCCCGCCGCGCCGGTCAGCCCCGGCGAGCGCTATGCCAAGGTCTACGAAATCAACATGCTGCGCTGCATCTTCTGCGGCATGTGCGAGGAAGCCTGCCCCACGGGCGCCGTGGTCATGGGTAACGAGTTCGAGATGGCCGATTACCGCTACCGCGACTTCGTGTATGGGAAAGAGGACATGCTGGTCGGCGTGACCGGCAGCCTGCCCCAGCGCCGCGAAGCCGAGCGGAAGGGCAAACCCGTGCGCCTGGGCTTTCAGCTCGAAGGCGCCGTGCGCGAGGAACTGGAAGGGGTGAAGTACCAGTGA
- the nuoH gene encoding NADH-quinone oxidoreductase subunit NuoH encodes MPDWLATLLISLLKAVLVVLGLLTTFAYMTLVERRLLGRMQLRPGPNRVGPMGLLQPAADAIKSIFKEDLNVTLADKLVYTLAPIVAIGMALTAFGGLPAGPARSLFGENPWVYNLDTGILALLALTSMGVYGIFLGGWASGSKYPILGGLRSSAQMISYELGMGLSILGLLMLVGTTSFQGIVGWQAQNGVLFLFQALGFALFLISSFAETNRTPFDLPEAEQEIVAGYLTEYSAIKWALFQMAEYVNMITASAVMATLFFGGWKGPQILNALIPGISDWPLVWLIAKIAFFLFVFIWVRATLPRLRYDQLMRFGWKLVLPLALANTVMTAAFLAFRGQGGLWFLAVLSFAALAALLVMSDRVRVLWNQPTVRREGEMSSAGGD; translated from the coding sequence ATGCCTGATTGGCTCGCCACCCTCCTGATTTCGCTGCTCAAGGCCGTGCTGGTCGTCCTGGGGCTGCTGACCACGTTCGCCTACATGACGCTGGTGGAGCGCCGACTGCTGGGCCGCATGCAGCTGCGTCCTGGGCCCAACCGCGTGGGGCCGATGGGCCTGCTGCAGCCCGCCGCCGACGCCATTAAAAGCATCTTCAAAGAAGACCTGAACGTCACGCTGGCCGACAAGTTGGTGTACACCCTGGCGCCCATCGTGGCGATTGGTATGGCCTTGACCGCCTTCGGTGGGCTGCCTGCGGGACCCGCCCGCAGCCTGTTTGGCGAAAATCCCTGGGTCTACAATCTTGACACCGGCATTCTGGCTCTGCTGGCGCTGACCTCTATGGGCGTGTACGGCATCTTTCTGGGCGGCTGGGCCTCGGGCAGCAAATACCCAATTCTGGGTGGCCTGCGGTCCTCCGCGCAGATGATTTCCTACGAACTGGGCATGGGCCTGAGCATCCTGGGCCTGCTGATGCTGGTCGGCACCACCAGTTTTCAGGGCATCGTGGGCTGGCAGGCGCAGAACGGGGTGCTGTTCCTCTTTCAGGCGCTGGGCTTTGCTCTGTTCCTGATTTCCTCGTTTGCGGAAACTAACCGCACCCCCTTTGACCTGCCGGAAGCCGAGCAGGAAATTGTGGCCGGCTACCTGACGGAATACTCCGCCATCAAATGGGCGCTGTTTCAGATGGCCGAGTACGTGAACATGATTACGGCCTCGGCCGTGATGGCGACCCTGTTTTTCGGCGGGTGGAAGGGGCCGCAGATCCTGAACGCCCTCATTCCGGGCATCTCCGACTGGCCGCTGGTGTGGCTGATTGCCAAGATTGCCTTCTTCCTGTTCGTCTTTATCTGGGTGCGCGCCACCCTGCCCCGCCTGCGCTACGACCAACTGATGCGCTTTGGCTGGAAGCTGGTGCTGCCGCTGGCGCTGGCCAATACGGTGATGACCGCCGCGTTCCTGGCTTTCCGGGGACAGGGCGGCCTGTGGTTCCTGGCCGTGCTGAGCTTCGCGGCCCTTGCGGCCCTGCTGGTCATGAGCGACCGCGTGCGCGTGCTGTGGAATCAGCCGACCGTGCGCCGGGAAGGCGAGATGAGTTCAGCCGGAGGGGACTGA
- the nuoD gene encoding NADH dehydrogenase (quinone) subunit D codes for MGPDHQESDRQERLGTESGALMHTEIMSLNVGPQHPSTHGVLRLVVDMDGEYVVKVTPHMGYLHTGFEKTFENRTYQQGVTYAPRTDYLHCFGHELAYVLSVEKLLSAEVPERATTVRIILHELGRIHSHLVFVGTGLLDLGALTPFFYAFREKEALQDLFEAATGYRMNQGYFRVGGLSRDIPEDWPGRVAKFLDQMERGVAEYTTLFAQNPIFLDRAKGVGIIPPEVALDLGLTGPNLRASGVPLDHRKDNPYCGYESYDFNVVTSTDGDSLARFNMRLLEFAESIKIVRQGLKRLKPGPVKDPNRKISLPPRQELETSMEAVIHHFKLVTEGFHPPTGEVYVPVESARGEVGYYIVSDGGSMPYRVKIRAPSFVNLQALEYACVGAQFADLITILATIDPVLGDVDR; via the coding sequence ATGGGACCCGACCACCAGGAAAGTGACCGCCAGGAGCGCCTGGGCACCGAATCTGGCGCCCTGATGCACACGGAAATCATGTCGCTGAACGTGGGGCCACAGCACCCCAGCACCCACGGCGTGCTGCGCCTCGTGGTGGACATGGACGGCGAGTACGTGGTCAAGGTCACGCCCCACATGGGCTACCTGCACACAGGCTTTGAAAAGACCTTCGAGAACCGGACCTACCAGCAGGGCGTGACCTACGCGCCGCGCACGGATTATCTGCACTGCTTCGGGCACGAGTTGGCCTATGTCCTGAGTGTCGAAAAGCTGCTGTCGGCCGAGGTCCCCGAGCGGGCCACTACGGTGCGCATCATCCTGCACGAGCTGGGGCGGATTCACAGTCACCTCGTCTTCGTGGGAACGGGCCTTCTGGACCTCGGCGCGCTGACCCCGTTCTTCTACGCGTTCCGCGAGAAAGAAGCGCTGCAAGACCTATTCGAAGCCGCCACCGGCTACCGCATGAACCAGGGCTATTTCCGGGTGGGCGGCCTGAGCCGCGATATTCCCGAAGATTGGCCAGGTCGCGTGGCCAAGTTTCTGGACCAGATGGAAAGGGGCGTGGCGGAATACACCACCCTGTTCGCGCAAAATCCCATCTTTCTGGACCGGGCCAAGGGCGTGGGCATCATTCCGCCCGAGGTCGCTCTGGACCTGGGCCTGACCGGGCCCAACCTGCGCGCCAGTGGGGTGCCGCTGGACCACCGCAAGGACAACCCCTACTGCGGCTATGAAAGCTACGACTTTAACGTCGTGACCAGCACCGACGGCGACAGCCTGGCCCGGTTCAACATGCGTCTGCTGGAATTCGCCGAAAGCATCAAGATCGTGCGGCAGGGCCTGAAACGCCTGAAACCGGGCCCCGTCAAGGACCCGAATCGCAAGATTTCGCTGCCCCCACGTCAAGAGCTGGAAACGAGCATGGAGGCGGTGATTCACCACTTCAAACTGGTGACCGAAGGCTTTCATCCGCCGACCGGCGAGGTGTATGTGCCGGTGGAAAGTGCGCGCGGCGAAGTGGGGTATTACATCGTCAGCGACGGCGGCTCTATGCCTTACCGCGTGAAAATCCGTGCGCCGAGCTTCGTGAATCTGCAGGCGCTGGAATACGCCTGCGTCGGCGCCCAGTTTGCCGACCTGATTACGATTCTGGCGACGATTGATCCGGTGCTGGGAGATGTAGACCGGTGA
- the nuoE gene encoding NADH-quinone oxidoreductase subunit NuoE yields MTYFADKSALVADIFSRYPDSPQGRRSALMPLLREVQDAEGFVSEARMAEIAVLIGTTATEVRSVMSFYSTYHTVPTGKYHLQVCSTLMCALAGSDELWDHLVETLDVQPGEVSPDGRFSVQKVECLGSCGTAPMLQINDDGYYENVGPGKCARILADLRADRQPLPDNPVPVTVTAEGRQVMANGQTVGTSLTGLGGGTV; encoded by the coding sequence TTGACCTACTTCGCTGACAAATCAGCCCTCGTGGCCGACATCTTCAGCCGCTATCCCGATTCACCGCAGGGGCGCCGCAGCGCACTCATGCCCCTGCTGCGCGAAGTGCAGGACGCCGAAGGCTTCGTCTCCGAGGCGCGGATGGCCGAAATTGCCGTCCTCATCGGGACCACGGCCACCGAAGTCCGCAGCGTCATGAGCTTCTATTCTACGTACCACACGGTGCCGACGGGCAAGTATCACCTTCAGGTCTGCTCCACCCTGATGTGCGCGCTGGCGGGCTCGGACGAACTGTGGGACCACCTCGTCGAAACGCTGGACGTGCAGCCGGGCGAGGTCAGCCCAGACGGGCGCTTTTCGGTGCAGAAAGTGGAGTGCCTGGGCTCGTGCGGCACCGCGCCCATGCTGCAGATCAACGACGACGGCTATTACGAGAACGTGGGCCCCGGCAAATGCGCCCGCATTCTGGCGGACCTGCGCGCGGACCGTCAGCCGCTGCCGGACAACCCGGTGCCGGTGACGGTCACCGCCGAGGGGCGGCAGGTCATGGCCAACGGACAGACGGTCGGCACCAGCCTGACTGGGCTGGGTGGAGGAACCGTATGA
- a CDS encoding DinB family protein, giving the protein MSDLALLTEAFHRNGRVNEALLNTLTEEDLELSDGQGGLSVGQLLEHLFGMRKVYLHRVGSTYAEQITVETEEGDQPFWPVTLSPKQLQGALAEADAAVLNAVQDAAGGGPSFQHDFASHPAQLLVLTLIHDANHRGQITTLLRQGGRSAAALDQLARATWPIWRD; this is encoded by the coding sequence GTGAGTGACCTGGCACTGCTCACCGAAGCCTTTCACCGCAACGGCCGCGTGAATGAAGCGCTGCTGAACACGCTGACTGAGGAGGACTTGGAGCTCTCGGATGGCCAGGGTGGCCTGAGTGTGGGTCAACTTCTTGAGCACTTGTTCGGGATGCGGAAAGTCTACCTGCACCGCGTGGGGTCCACCTATGCGGAGCAGATCACGGTAGAGACCGAAGAGGGCGATCAGCCCTTCTGGCCAGTCACCCTGAGCCCCAAGCAGCTTCAAGGTGCGTTGGCAGAGGCAGACGCCGCTGTGCTCAACGCGGTACAGGACGCCGCTGGTGGCGGACCGAGCTTCCAGCATGACTTCGCTTCGCACCCAGCTCAGCTGCTGGTTCTGACGCTGATTCATGACGCGAACCACAGAGGGCAGATCACCACCCTGCTCCGGCAAGGGGGCCGCTCGGCAGCAGCACTGGACCAGTTGGCCCGCGCCACGTGGCCCATATGGAGGGACTAA
- a CDS encoding NADH-quinone oxidoreductase subunit J family protein, producing MILAFILLGALTIIGGIITIAAKNAVHAALGLVGTLLCVAGLFATLNASFLAATQVIVYAGAVMVLFLFVIMLLNANQPVTSRDPVPFVRELAGIGGTVLAGAFVVLAFTYKDPRPLADSAAALEGGSALKMGETLLTRFLLPFEAVSILLLVAIVGAVALVQRPAAQPDGVPDELEAPVGTAQEQRSFGPRAAGQPALQTGREGEVSA from the coding sequence ATGATCCTCGCTTTTATCCTCCTGGGGGCGCTGACCATCATCGGCGGCATCATCACCATTGCGGCCAAGAACGCGGTGCACGCCGCGCTAGGGTTGGTCGGTACGCTGCTGTGTGTGGCGGGGCTGTTCGCCACCCTGAACGCTTCGTTTCTGGCGGCCACGCAGGTCATCGTGTACGCGGGGGCTGTGATGGTGCTGTTCCTGTTCGTCATCATGCTGCTGAACGCCAACCAGCCCGTAACCAGCCGCGACCCGGTGCCGTTTGTGCGCGAACTGGCGGGCATCGGCGGGACCGTGCTGGCCGGCGCTTTCGTGGTGCTGGCCTTCACTTACAAAGACCCGCGCCCACTGGCCGACAGTGCGGCGGCGCTGGAGGGCGGATCGGCCCTGAAGATGGGGGAGACGCTGCTGACCCGCTTTCTGCTGCCCTTTGAGGCGGTCAGCATTCTGCTGCTGGTCGCCATCGTGGGGGCGGTGGCCCTGGTGCAGCGCCCCGCCGCGCAGCCTGACGGCGTGCCAGACGAATTAGAAGCCCCAGTGGGCACGGCTCAGGAGCAGCGCTCTTTTGGCCCGCGTGCGGCTGGGCAGCCGGCCCTACAAACGGGGCGCGAAGGCGAGGTGAGCGCGTAA
- a CDS encoding NADH-quinone oxidoreductase subunit A, producing the protein MLLVALGIGIVAVIASAILGPKRRGSRTKLMAYESGNDPEGGVGTGQRFPVHFYLVAMLFIVFDIETAFFYPLAVAYQKLIPFAFFEAITFVLLLLVGYVYILKKKVLEWA; encoded by the coding sequence ATGCTGCTCGTTGCGCTCGGCATCGGCATTGTCGCCGTCATTGCCAGCGCCATTCTTGGCCCCAAACGCCGGGGCAGCCGCACCAAGCTTATGGCTTACGAAAGCGGCAACGACCCGGAAGGGGGGGTGGGCACGGGCCAGCGCTTCCCGGTGCACTTCTACCTGGTCGCCATGCTGTTCATCGTTTTCGACATTGAGACGGCGTTCTTTTACCCGCTGGCGGTGGCCTACCAGAAGCTCATTCCGTTTGCTTTTTTCGAGGCCATCACATTTGTCCTGCTGCTGCTGGTGGGCTACGTGTACATCCTGAAAAAGAAGGTGCTGGAATGGGCCTAA
- a CDS encoding NADH-quinone oxidoreductase subunit C produces MDKVMGEKFTGRDGGVQSSQTRLPVPVPAAVTISAPVSRDVAPLMQELGLEEDHAAEPTAVVPAGQLRAVAQALKERGFMLMDTVGLDYSAYTEPRPKRFAVLHNVYHPRDHRRLFLRVWLDDGEEIDSLFPVWKAANYLEREVYDLVGILFVGHPDLRKVLTPDDLEGHPLRKDFPLGESPTLFRDGRFLDPATFRAGLTGRDAGLTGYRGELRRGRGEDRLPPVMPEGGPK; encoded by the coding sequence GTGGACAAGGTGATGGGCGAGAAATTCACTGGCCGCGACGGCGGAGTGCAGTCGTCCCAGACGCGGTTGCCTGTGCCCGTACCAGCAGCCGTGACCATCTCTGCCCCCGTGTCGCGCGACGTGGCGCCACTGATGCAGGAGTTGGGGCTGGAAGAAGACCACGCCGCCGAGCCTACAGCGGTTGTCCCAGCCGGGCAGCTGCGCGCGGTGGCTCAGGCACTGAAAGAGCGGGGCTTCATGCTGATGGACACGGTGGGGCTGGATTACAGCGCCTATACCGAGCCGCGCCCCAAACGCTTTGCGGTGCTGCACAACGTCTACCATCCGCGCGACCACCGCCGCCTGTTTCTGCGCGTGTGGCTGGACGACGGCGAGGAAATAGACAGCCTGTTTCCGGTCTGGAAGGCGGCCAACTATCTAGAGCGGGAGGTGTACGACCTGGTGGGCATCCTGTTCGTGGGCCACCCGGACCTGCGCAAGGTACTGACGCCGGACGATCTGGAAGGCCATCCACTGCGCAAGGACTTCCCGCTGGGCGAAAGCCCCACGCTGTTCCGCGATGGCCGTTTTCTGGACCCCGCCACCTTCCGGGCAGGCCTGACAGGGCGCGACGCCGGCCTGACAGGCTACCGGGGCGAATTGCGGCGCGGACGCGGCGAAGACCGCCTGCCGCCCGTGATGCCAGAGGGTGGGCCGAAATGA
- the nuoF gene encoding NADH-quinone oxidoreductase subunit NuoF, with amino-acid sequence MTVAEPAPKPITSAKDPRFAPTLYAYVGQDQSWTLDFYRRAGGYEAVKSAFAMGPDAVIDEVKKSGLRGRGGAGFATGLKWSFMPLKDGRQHYIVCNADESEPGSFKDRYLLSEDPHQLIEGMLIAAYAMRASVGYIYIRGEYVHAAERIWAAIHEARAAGLLGQNVLGSGFDFQLYLHRGAGAYICGEETALMNSLEGLRANPRLKPPFPAAAGLYGLPTTINNVETFCAATQILKYGADWHAGMGTEKSKGMKLFQISGPVARPGVYELPLGTTFRELIYDWAGGPLEEMKAIIPGGSSCPMLPWTDAILDTPMDYEAIAAAGSMLGTGGVTLIPTADCIVNATWNLVRFYGHESCGKCTPCREGISGWMTRMYQKLATGRGQPGDVQLILDMSDNIGGRSFCALADACLGPVLSSIKLFREEYDALATTGQAMYAPRKRWRDSE; translated from the coding sequence ATGACCGTGGCCGAGCCCGCCCCCAAGCCCATCACCAGCGCCAAAGACCCCCGGTTTGCGCCGACCCTCTACGCCTATGTGGGGCAGGACCAGAGCTGGACGCTGGACTTCTATCGCCGCGCGGGGGGCTATGAGGCCGTCAAGAGCGCCTTTGCGATGGGTCCCGACGCCGTGATTGACGAGGTGAAGAAATCCGGCCTGCGTGGACGTGGTGGCGCCGGATTTGCGACGGGCCTCAAGTGGTCGTTCATGCCGCTGAAGGATGGCCGCCAGCACTACATCGTCTGCAACGCCGACGAGTCCGAGCCGGGGTCGTTCAAAGACCGCTACCTGCTGTCCGAGGACCCGCACCAGCTGATCGAAGGCATGCTGATTGCCGCCTATGCCATGCGCGCCAGCGTGGGCTACATCTACATTCGCGGCGAGTATGTCCACGCCGCCGAGCGCATCTGGGCCGCCATTCACGAAGCCCGCGCCGCCGGCCTGCTGGGCCAGAACGTGCTGGGCAGCGGCTTCGATTTCCAGCTGTATCTGCACCGGGGCGCTGGGGCGTACATCTGCGGCGAGGAAACCGCCCTGATGAACTCGCTGGAAGGGTTGCGCGCTAACCCGCGCCTCAAGCCCCCCTTCCCCGCCGCCGCCGGCCTGTACGGCCTGCCCACCACCATCAACAATGTGGAAACCTTCTGCGCCGCCACCCAGATTCTGAAATACGGCGCCGACTGGCACGCAGGTATGGGCACCGAGAAAAGCAAGGGCATGAAGCTGTTTCAGATTTCGGGCCCAGTGGCGCGGCCCGGTGTCTACGAACTGCCGCTGGGCACCACCTTCCGCGAACTGATCTATGACTGGGCGGGTGGTCCCCTCGAAGAGATGAAGGCCATCATTCCTGGCGGCTCCAGCTGCCCCATGCTGCCCTGGACCGACGCCATCCTCGACACGCCTATGGATTACGAAGCCATTGCGGCGGCGGGGTCCATGCTGGGCACGGGCGGCGTCACGCTGATTCCGACGGCCGACTGCATCGTGAACGCGACCTGGAATCTGGTGCGCTTCTACGGCCACGAGTCCTGCGGCAAATGCACGCCCTGCCGCGAGGGAATTTCTGGATGGATGACGCGCATGTACCAGAAGCTGGCCACCGGGCGCGGGCAGCCGGGTGACGTGCAACTCATTCTGGATATGTCCGACAACATCGGCGGGCGCTCGTTCTGCGCGCTCGCCGACGCTTGCCTGGGCCCGGTCCTGAGCAGCATCAAGCTCTTCCGCGAGGAATACGACGCGCTGGCGACGACCGGGCAGGCGATGTATGCCCCCAGAAAACGCTGGAGGGACAGTGAGTAA
- the nuoG gene encoding NADH-quinone oxidoreductase subunit NuoG translates to MKVTVDGHELDLPAGTSAIDAVFGAGGDVPYFCAHPYLSPVGACRMCLVESGSPRKNPDGSFVMEGEGDAAKPKIFWFPKPMASCTMQATEGMHIRTAKTSEVVAKAQAGMMEFTLLNHPLDCPTCDKGGACELQDRAFEYGYGASRFGFDRRHADKHYPLSDFVILDQERCIHCKRCVRYFEEVPGQEVLDFIERGGHTFIDTEEGGLPLGFQGNITDICPVGALLDNVARFRGRNWEYDHTPTTCTLCSVGCSITADARNGRLERVVARENRDVNEAWICDAGRFGHPFASEERLTTPLIRNEDGQLVPATWDEAITAINRGLAGLSLADLGLFTGSEATLEEGAALEALADVLQTRHVDHSPRQAVDIAPTATLTDVAQADFVAVIGADLGEEAPVLELRILEMLRGGLLPPEFAHGTAIADLRLVERPARQPERLAVIGAESRLWEHAGHRISANGRDALARLTRPDTDALKAVGEALTKAERPVLVLGADALNGASGSFAATLSDLAGRTGAKVMAIPAGPNSRGLSALNLVPRAGGLGLDRLSEVPAAFISRLNPGLRARGFTVVHDTHLTATAQLADVVLPAVTNYEKRGTTVNLEGRLLPLNPAAIQAGEAADLIRTLTALAEALGVKAPVRGLRGAQTLLASRLGLKLDSLPAGGVIHRLPRAHTAPAQPHTPRLWTERMVRRDQDWVDRIADLTQGGWTLPVAPTAPQPGGDD, encoded by the coding sequence ATGAAAGTTACCGTAGACGGCCACGAACTCGACCTCCCCGCTGGCACCAGCGCCATTGACGCGGTGTTCGGCGCTGGGGGCGACGTGCCGTATTTCTGCGCGCACCCGTACCTGTCGCCGGTGGGCGCCTGCCGGATGTGCCTGGTGGAATCGGGCAGCCCGCGCAAGAACCCCGACGGCTCGTTCGTGATGGAAGGGGAGGGAGACGCGGCCAAACCCAAAATCTTCTGGTTTCCCAAGCCCATGGCCTCGTGCACCATGCAGGCCACCGAAGGCATGCACATCCGCACCGCCAAGACCAGCGAGGTGGTCGCCAAGGCGCAGGCCGGCATGATGGAATTCACGCTGCTGAATCATCCGCTGGACTGCCCTACCTGCGACAAAGGCGGTGCCTGCGAACTGCAAGACCGCGCCTTCGAATACGGCTACGGCGCCAGCCGCTTTGGCTTTGACCGCCGCCACGCCGACAAGCACTATCCGCTTTCCGATTTCGTGATTCTGGACCAGGAGCGCTGCATTCACTGCAAGCGCTGCGTGCGCTACTTCGAGGAAGTGCCGGGGCAGGAGGTCCTGGACTTCATTGAGCGCGGCGGACACACATTCATTGACACCGAAGAGGGCGGGCTGCCGCTGGGCTTTCAGGGCAACATCACCGACATCTGCCCGGTGGGAGCGCTGCTGGACAACGTGGCGCGCTTCCGGGGCCGCAACTGGGAATACGACCACACGCCGACCACCTGCACGCTCTGCTCGGTCGGCTGCTCGATTACCGCCGACGCCCGCAACGGCCGCCTGGAACGGGTCGTGGCCCGCGAAAACCGCGACGTGAACGAGGCCTGGATCTGCGATGCAGGCCGCTTTGGCCACCCCTTCGCCAGCGAGGAACGCCTGACCACCCCGCTCATTCGCAACGAGGACGGGCAACTGGTCCCCGCCACCTGGGACGAGGCCATCACCGCCATTAACCGGGGGCTGGCGGGTCTGTCGCTGGCAGACCTGGGACTATTTACGGGTTCGGAGGCCACGCTGGAAGAAGGCGCGGCGCTCGAAGCCCTGGCCGACGTTCTCCAGACGCGCCATGTAGACCACAGCCCCCGGCAGGCGGTGGACATTGCCCCCACGGCCACCCTGACCGACGTGGCGCAAGCTGATTTCGTGGCCGTGATCGGCGCCGACCTGGGCGAGGAGGCCCCGGTGCTGGAACTGCGGATTCTGGAAATGCTGCGCGGCGGCCTGCTGCCCCCCGAATTTGCCCACGGCACGGCTATTGCGGACCTGCGCCTGGTGGAACGGCCAGCCCGCCAGCCCGAGCGCCTGGCCGTCATTGGCGCCGAAAGTCGTCTGTGGGAGCACGCCGGGCACCGCATCAGCGCCAATGGCCGCGACGCCTTGGCCCGTCTGACTCGCCCCGATACCGACGCCCTGAAGGCTGTCGGTGAGGCACTCACCAAAGCCGAGCGCCCCGTCCTGGTTCTGGGCGCTGACGCCCTGAATGGCGCGAGCGGTTCGTTCGCGGCAACACTGAGCGACCTCGCGGGCCGTACCGGCGCCAAGGTCATGGCCATTCCCGCTGGTCCGAACAGCCGAGGCCTGAGCGCCCTCAATCTCGTGCCGCGTGCGGGGGGCCTGGGGCTGGACCGCCTGAGTGAGGTGCCCGCCGCCTTCATCAGCCGCCTGAATCCGGGTCTGCGGGCGCGGGGCTTCACGGTGGTGCACGACACCCACCTGACCGCCACTGCCCAGTTGGCCGACGTGGTGTTGCCTGCGGTGACGAACTACGAGAAGCGTGGCACCACCGTCAATCTTGAAGGGCGCCTGCTGCCCCTCAACCCAGCGGCCATTCAGGCCGGAGAAGCTGCCGACCTTATCCGCACGCTGACGGCTCTGGCCGAGGCCCTGGGCGTCAAGGCCCCGGTGCGTGGCCTGCGCGGCGCTCAGACGCTGCTGGCCAGCCGACTGGGGCTGAAACTGGACAGCCTGCCGGCCGGCGGCGTCATTCACCGCTTGCCCCGCGCCCACACGGCGCCGGCTCAGCCCCACACCCCGCGCCTGTGGACCGAGCGCATGGTGCGCCGCGACCAAGACTGGGTGGACCGTATTGCAGACCTCACCCAGGGCGGCTGGACCTTGCCGGTCGCCCCCACCGCTCCTCAACCTGGAGGCGACGACTGA
- a CDS encoding NuoB/complex I 20 kDa subunit family protein has protein sequence MALKELFEKDWQELESEGVLFSSLEKLVAWGRSNSLWPATFGLACCAIEMMSSTDGRNDLARFGSEVFRASPRQADVMIVAGRLSKKMAPIMRRVYDQMPDPKWVISMGACASSGGMFNNYAIVQNVDSVVPVDIFVPGCPPRPEALIYAVMQLQKKVRGEAFDGLGQQLPMVDAWTR, from the coding sequence ATGGCCCTAAAAGAGCTGTTCGAGAAAGACTGGCAGGAACTGGAATCGGAAGGCGTTCTCTTTTCCAGCCTGGAGAAACTGGTGGCGTGGGGGCGCAGCAACAGCCTCTGGCCCGCCACCTTCGGCCTGGCGTGCTGCGCCATTGAGATGATGAGCAGCACCGACGGGCGCAACGACTTGGCGCGCTTCGGGTCGGAAGTCTTCCGCGCCTCGCCTCGGCAGGCCGACGTGATGATCGTGGCGGGGCGCCTGAGTAAAAAAATGGCCCCCATCATGCGGCGGGTGTACGACCAGATGCCCGACCCCAAGTGGGTGATTTCCATGGGCGCCTGCGCCAGCAGTGGTGGCATGTTCAACAACTACGCCATCGTGCAAAACGTGGACAGCGTGGTGCCGGTGGACATCTTTGTGCCCGGCTGTCCGCCCCGGCCCGAAGCCCTGATTTACGCCGTCATGCAGCTGCAGAAGAAGGTGCGTGGCGAGGCCTTTGACGGCCTGGGCCAGCAGCTGCCCATGGTGGATGCGTGGACAAGGTGA